The Streptomyces sp. NBC_01689 genome includes a window with the following:
- a CDS encoding rhomboid family intramembrane serine protease: protein MIGNWSTTVGRTVRAQSAPVTYGLIVLCCVIFVIGPASGFNPTYGTGDELLVAQRAYFRRWGVVPAELLAGTPGALLTPATALFIHGSWLHLLGNMLFFYVFGAMTEERMGHFEFALFYVGCGYLALVGYAVANSTSEQTLVGASGAISAVLGAFLYLFPKARVTSLFPFLFFLPLRFPAWIVLPFWAALQWLAAGRSPSGPGVAYLAHLVGFSLGFLYAWVRFRGPTRVKVPAAAPEGENQP from the coding sequence ATGATCGGCAACTGGAGTACGACGGTCGGCAGGACGGTGCGGGCCCAGTCCGCGCCCGTGACGTACGGGCTGATCGTCCTGTGCTGCGTGATCTTCGTGATCGGCCCGGCGTCGGGGTTCAATCCGACCTACGGCACCGGGGACGAGCTGCTCGTCGCGCAGCGGGCCTACTTCCGGCGCTGGGGCGTGGTGCCCGCCGAGCTCCTCGCGGGGACCCCGGGCGCCCTGCTGACGCCCGCCACGGCCCTGTTCATCCACGGCAGCTGGCTCCACCTCCTGGGCAACATGCTCTTCTTCTACGTCTTCGGGGCCATGACCGAGGAGCGCATGGGCCACTTCGAGTTCGCCCTCTTCTACGTCGGCTGCGGCTATCTCGCGCTGGTCGGCTACGCGGTCGCCAACTCCACCTCCGAACAGACCCTGGTCGGTGCCTCGGGAGCGATCTCCGCGGTCCTCGGAGCGTTCCTCTACCTTTTCCCCAAGGCCCGGGTGACCAGTCTCTTCCCGTTCCTGTTCTTCCTGCCGCTGCGCTTCCCGGCCTGGATCGTGCTGCCGTTCTGGGCGGCGCTGCAGTGGCTGGCGGCGGGCCGCAGCCCCTCGGGTCCCGGGGTCGCCTATCTGGCCCATCTGGTGGGCTTCTCGCTGGGCTTCCTCTACGCGTGGGTGCGCTTCCGGGGGCCGACTAGAGTGAAAGTCCCAGCAGCGGCCCCCGAGGGAGAGAACCAGCCGTGA
- a CDS encoding NYN domain-containing protein, with the protein MAETTDGEPDDGAAEVLDRPLPDGVRRRVVQIVSDGFGGLTVAELPVQLRQYARFAANRRAKFAGNAMAAALETDPLFRQRIGEKLREAQPELVGALDSGAPPPAADPLDVAAAAYVLRPTGWVKLVTAAGEEALRADAERADEESRAELERLREELAEARAQTRAETERLRTELESAKKESESLHRKLRGALSDVKRGEAALRKLHAETDTARAEGQAQVSAAESETRRLKTRLAEAEAALEATRRAAREGRSVEDMRVRLLLDTVLDAAQGLRRELALPPVSVRPAETVDAVEPGRMTPKDIAARALSENDPAILDQLLALPQAHLVVDGYNVTKTGYPQMPLEKQRLRLLGQLSQLAAQTGAEVTCVFDGAELAAPVLLAPPRGVRVLFSKPGVTADELIRQLVRAEPPGRPVIVVSTDREVADGIAKAGARPVASVVLLKRFSRG; encoded by the coding sequence ATGGCGGAGACCACGGATGGGGAGCCGGACGACGGCGCCGCCGAGGTGCTCGACCGTCCGCTGCCCGACGGCGTGCGCCGCCGCGTCGTGCAGATCGTCTCCGACGGGTTCGGCGGCCTGACCGTCGCCGAACTGCCGGTTCAGCTGAGACAGTACGCGCGGTTCGCCGCGAACCGGCGGGCGAAGTTCGCCGGCAACGCGATGGCCGCCGCACTGGAGACCGACCCGCTCTTCCGGCAGCGTATCGGGGAGAAGCTCAGAGAGGCGCAGCCGGAGCTCGTGGGCGCCCTCGACTCCGGTGCGCCGCCCCCGGCCGCGGACCCGCTGGACGTGGCGGCCGCGGCCTATGTGCTGCGCCCCACGGGCTGGGTGAAGCTGGTGACCGCCGCGGGCGAGGAGGCCCTGCGGGCGGACGCCGAGCGTGCCGACGAGGAGAGCCGCGCGGAGCTGGAGCGGCTGCGGGAGGAGCTCGCCGAGGCGCGCGCCCAGACCAGGGCCGAGACCGAACGGCTGCGCACCGAGCTGGAGTCCGCGAAGAAGGAGTCGGAGTCGCTGCACCGCAAGCTGCGCGGTGCCCTCAGCGACGTCAAGCGGGGCGAGGCCGCGCTGCGCAAGCTGCACGCCGAGACGGACACCGCGCGGGCGGAGGGGCAGGCCCAGGTGTCCGCCGCGGAGAGCGAGACCCGGCGGCTCAAGACCCGGCTGGCCGAGGCCGAGGCGGCCCTGGAGGCCACCCGCAGGGCGGCCCGCGAGGGTCGCAGCGTCGAGGACATGCGCGTCCGGCTGCTCCTGGACACCGTGCTGGACGCGGCACAGGGGCTGCGGCGCGAACTCGCCCTGCCACCCGTGTCCGTACGGCCCGCCGAGACCGTGGACGCGGTCGAGCCGGGACGGATGACCCCGAAGGACATCGCCGCTCGCGCGCTCTCCGAGAACGACCCCGCGATCCTCGACCAGTTGCTCGCGCTGCCGCAGGCGCACCTGGTGGTCGACGGGTACAACGTCACCAAGACCGGTTATCCGCAGATGCCGCTGGAGAAGCAGCGGCTGCGACTGCTGGGGCAGCTCTCCCAGCTCGCCGCGCAGACCGGCGCCGAGGTCACCTGCGTCTTCGACGGGGCGGAGCTGGCGGCGCCGGTGCTGCTCGCGCCGCCGCGCGGGGTGCGGGTGCTGTTCTCCAAACCCGGCGTCACCGCTGACGAGTTGATCCGCCAGCTGGTGCGCGCCGAGCCGCCCGGACGGCCGGTCATCGTGGTCTCCACCGACCGTGAGGTCGCCGACGGGATCGCCAAGGCGGGCGCCCGCCCGGTCGCCTCCGTGGTGCTCCTGAAGCGTTTCTCGCGCGGTTAG
- a CDS encoding C40 family peptidase, whose protein sequence is MASHRRPKQPSRTRVTVLTTAAAAAVALSANAANAAPSEKPSKDEVKSKVDALYEQAEKATEKLNGAKEKQDKLEKQISTLQDNVARGQEDLNELRDGLGSMASAQYRTGGIDPSVALFLSSNPDDYLDKASAMDQLSSQQVEAMKKVQSKQRELAQQRQEASAKLKDLSDTRAELKKKKQEVQGKLASAQKLLNSLTAKERAALAAQDQERATRASERVDLGNSKAASGRAGAAFAAAQGMIGRPYVYGATGPSSFDCSGLTSWAYAQAGVSIPRTSESQANIGTRIYSQSDLQVGDLVFFFGDLHHVALYAGNGQVLHAPRTGTVVRYESMSTIGGAFQFGVRV, encoded by the coding sequence GTGGCGTCCCACCGTCGACCCAAGCAGCCGAGCCGCACCCGCGTGACCGTGCTCACCACCGCCGCCGCGGCAGCCGTGGCCCTCAGCGCCAACGCCGCCAACGCCGCGCCCAGCGAGAAGCCGAGCAAGGACGAGGTCAAGTCCAAGGTCGACGCCCTCTACGAGCAGGCGGAGAAGGCCACCGAGAAGCTGAACGGGGCCAAGGAGAAGCAGGACAAGCTGGAGAAGCAGATCAGCACCCTGCAGGACAACGTCGCCCGCGGCCAGGAGGACCTCAACGAGCTGCGTGACGGCCTGGGTTCGATGGCCAGCGCCCAGTACCGCACCGGCGGCATCGACCCGTCCGTGGCGCTCTTCCTCTCCTCGAACCCGGACGACTACCTGGACAAGGCGTCCGCGATGGACCAGCTGAGCAGTCAGCAGGTCGAGGCGATGAAGAAGGTCCAGTCGAAGCAGCGCGAACTCGCCCAGCAGCGCCAGGAAGCGTCCGCGAAGCTCAAGGACCTCTCCGACACCCGCGCGGAGCTCAAGAAGAAGAAGCAGGAAGTCCAGGGCAAGCTCGCCTCCGCGCAGAAGCTGCTCAACTCCCTGACGGCCAAGGAGCGGGCGGCCCTCGCGGCCCAGGACCAGGAGCGGGCCACCCGGGCCAGCGAGCGCGTCGACCTCGGCAACTCCAAGGCCGCCTCCGGGCGGGCCGGCGCCGCGTTCGCCGCCGCCCAGGGCATGATCGGCCGCCCGTACGTCTACGGCGCCACCGGCCCGAGCTCCTTCGACTGCTCCGGCCTCACCTCCTGGGCCTACGCTCAGGCCGGCGTCTCCATCCCGCGGACCTCCGAGTCGCAGGCCAACATAGGCACCCGTATCTACTCGCAGAGCGATCTGCAGGTCGGTGACCTGGTCTTCTTCTTCGGTGACCTGCACCACGTCGCCCTCTACGCGGGCAACGGCCAGGTGCTGCACGCCCCGCGTACCGGCACCGTCGTGCGCTACGAGTCGATGAGCACCATCGGCGGAGCGTTCCAGTTCGGCGTCCGGGTCTGA
- a CDS encoding C40 family peptidase — protein MGSHRRRAPSGSDRVAGTPGIAGITATVMSVAAAALGAVPAAAAPQDDTRAEVDRLYTQAEKATEAFNKAGERAGSLRREVHTAQDRIARQQERINTMRDALGSLAGAQYRSGGLDPSLALLFSDDPAEYLDKAAVLDRISAHQAGELDDLQLAMRDLAQEREEATAKLAALERTSRAVAHHKRTVERKLAEARRLLNAMPDALREAYDRASRSGRPGIPDLGGAVPSSGRAAAALAAARSALGRPYVWGANGPGGFDCSGLMQWSYARAGVGLPRTSQEQRYAGHQVPLSQARPGDLVTYRSDASHVAMYAGNGQVIHAPYPGAAVRYDPVGMMPISSVTRV, from the coding sequence GTGGGTTCCCATCGCCGCCGTGCGCCGTCCGGGTCCGACCGGGTCGCCGGCACGCCCGGCATCGCCGGTATCACCGCCACCGTGATGTCCGTGGCCGCCGCGGCCCTCGGCGCCGTACCGGCCGCCGCGGCACCGCAGGACGACACCCGGGCCGAGGTGGACCGCCTCTACACGCAGGCGGAGAAGGCCACCGAGGCGTTCAACAAGGCGGGCGAGCGCGCCGGTTCACTGCGCCGGGAGGTCCACACGGCGCAGGACCGGATCGCCCGCCAGCAGGAACGCATCAACACGATGCGGGACGCGCTCGGTTCACTCGCCGGGGCCCAGTACCGCTCCGGCGGACTCGACCCCTCCCTCGCGCTGCTCTTCTCCGACGACCCGGCCGAATACCTCGACAAGGCCGCCGTGCTGGACCGGATCTCCGCACACCAGGCGGGCGAACTGGACGACCTCCAGCTCGCCATGCGCGACCTCGCCCAGGAACGGGAGGAGGCCACCGCGAAACTCGCCGCGCTGGAGCGGACCAGCCGGGCCGTCGCCCACCACAAGCGGACCGTCGAGCGGAAACTCGCCGAGGCGCGCCGGCTGCTCAACGCGATGCCCGACGCGCTGCGCGAGGCCTACGACCGCGCCTCCCGCTCCGGACGCCCCGGAATCCCCGACCTCGGTGGCGCCGTGCCCTCCTCGGGACGGGCCGCGGCGGCCCTCGCGGCGGCCCGCTCCGCGCTCGGCCGCCCGTACGTGTGGGGCGCCAACGGGCCCGGCGGCTTCGACTGTTCGGGCCTCATGCAGTGGTCGTACGCGCGGGCCGGGGTCGGCCTGCCGCGCACCTCGCAGGAGCAGCGGTACGCCGGACACCAGGTGCCGCTCTCCCAGGCCCGGCCCGGCGACCTGGTCACCTACCGGTCGGACGCGAGCCATGTGGCGATGTACGCGGGCAACGGACAGGTGATCCACGCGCCCTACCCCGGGGCCGCGGTCCGCTACGACCCGGTGGGCATGATGCCGATCTCGTCCGTGACGCGGGTCTGA
- a CDS encoding glycosyltransferase 87 family protein, with the protein MKGARGAGFPYGPLGAWCLTRLVVLLVVLRVFVLPGPDVTGDVSVIYHGWYEILRAGTFPLDDVAWQYPPAASLAILSPALLPFLDYPSAFFVLALLADLVVFALLRYAGVRPGRTPRGAWVWVAGLPLLGPTVYARYDVMVTAVAVAALLAGARHPRVMGALAGFGALLKVWPVLLLAGAVKRRAWAAAAVTAGGIALLFWAVIPGAFSFLASQRDRGTEVESLGSLVFHVARHFGWSGQVLLNYGSVEFLGPYVDLVSAAALTLTAAALGWLLLWRLRSGRMRSHTLADAAFTAVLMFTATSRVISPQYMVWLVGTGAVCLCFRGSRMAVPVGMVLGACAATVLEFPVWFSHVVISDWLGVTLLAARDGLLVAAALLAARALWWGTVTHPAPALPARATRAPESLSPS; encoded by the coding sequence ATGAAGGGCGCAAGGGGGGCGGGGTTCCCGTACGGACCGCTCGGGGCGTGGTGCCTGACCAGGCTGGTGGTGCTGCTCGTCGTCCTCCGGGTGTTCGTGCTGCCCGGCCCGGACGTCACCGGTGACGTCTCGGTGATCTACCACGGCTGGTACGAGATCCTGCGCGCCGGCACCTTCCCGCTCGACGACGTGGCCTGGCAGTACCCGCCGGCCGCGTCGCTCGCGATCCTCTCCCCCGCGCTGCTGCCCTTCCTCGACTATCCGTCCGCCTTCTTCGTCCTGGCCCTCCTCGCCGACCTGGTGGTGTTCGCGCTGCTCCGGTACGCCGGTGTGCGCCCCGGCAGGACGCCGCGCGGTGCCTGGGTGTGGGTGGCCGGCCTCCCGCTGCTCGGCCCGACCGTCTACGCCCGCTACGACGTGATGGTGACGGCGGTGGCGGTCGCGGCCCTGCTCGCGGGGGCCCGGCACCCGCGCGTGATGGGGGCTCTCGCGGGTTTCGGGGCGCTGCTGAAGGTGTGGCCGGTCCTGCTGCTCGCCGGAGCCGTGAAGCGCCGCGCGTGGGCCGCGGCGGCGGTGACCGCGGGCGGGATCGCGCTGCTGTTCTGGGCGGTGATACCGGGTGCCTTCTCCTTTCTCGCCTCCCAGCGGGACCGCGGCACCGAGGTGGAGTCGCTGGGCTCCCTGGTCTTCCACGTGGCCCGGCACTTCGGCTGGAGCGGCCAGGTGCTGCTCAACTACGGTTCGGTGGAGTTTCTCGGCCCGTACGTCGACCTGGTGAGCGCGGCGGCCCTGACGCTCACGGCGGCCGCCCTGGGCTGGCTGCTGCTGTGGCGGCTGCGCAGCGGCCGCATGCGGTCGCACACCCTCGCCGACGCCGCCTTCACGGCGGTCCTGATGTTCACCGCCACCAGCCGGGTCATCAGCCCGCAGTACATGGTGTGGCTGGTCGGAACCGGCGCGGTCTGTCTGTGCTTCCGCGGCAGCCGGATGGCGGTCCCGGTGGGGATGGTGCTGGGCGCCTGCGCGGCGACCGTGCTGGAGTTCCCGGTCTGGTTCTCGCATGTGGTGATCAGCGACTGGCTGGGCGTGACCCTGCTCGCCGCCCGCGACGGGCTGCTGGTGGCCGCCGCGCTGCTGGCCGCCCGCGCGCTGTGGTGGGGCACGGTGACGCACCCGGCCCCGGCCCTGCCCGCGCGGGCCACCCGTGCTCCGGAGTCCCTGAGTCCGTCCTGA